TGTTGTGTAGGTTTGGTTTTCAACTCACCTGCAGCAGATAAGTAAGGTACCAGGGTCAAATGAATAACAATAGCATTGTTATCACCTAACTCCCAAAGTAGTTGACGAACCGCTTCTATATAAGGTAACGATTCTATATCCCCTACCGTACCGCCTATTTCAGTGATAATAATATCATACTCACCACTATTGCCTAGTAGCTGTACACGTTCTTTTATTTCGTTTGTAATATGAGGAACTACTTGTACCGTTTTACCTAAAAATTCTCCTCTACGTTCTTTTTCAATTACGCTTTGGTAAATTCTACCGGTAGTAACATTGTTGGCTTGAGAAGTACGAACATTTAGAAAACGCTCGTAATGACCTAAATCTAAATCTGTTTCTGCACCGTCATCAGTTACATAACATTCGCCATGTTCATAAGGGTTTAAGGTTCCTGGATCTACATTAATGTAAGGATCTAGCTTTTGAATAGTAGTTTTGTAGCCGCGAGATTGCAGTAATTTCGCCAAAGATGCAGCAATGATGCCTTTTCCTAGTGATGAAGTAACGCCTCCCGTAACGAAGATGTATTTGGTTTGTGCCATGTATCGAATTCTATGTTACGGGACACAAAGTTACAAATTGAGGTTAGAACTTAACGGATTTCTTTAGGAAAATGTTTTTGTATTTTACGAATTATCGATTCTAAGCCGTTTGTTTTGATTTCTAACATAGAACGCAATAAATCTCCCAATTTACCATCAGGAAATCCTTTTTGATTAAACCATACCAAATATGGCTCTGGTAAATCAATTAAATACTTACCCTTATACTTACCAAATGGCATTCGGTAGTGTGCCAATTCTATTAACTTCTGCTTATCAGGATTAATTTCCATTTTTAAATCTAAAAAAATTATCTTTAAACAATCAACTACTCAAACTACAATTCAATTAACATGAAAAGAAGAAATTTTATTGGAACCTCAGCGGCTGCCTCTGTCGGATTCTTAACTACTTCAGCAGCAACGGCATGCGATAAAAACCCTAAAACTGATGCTAAATTAAAGTACAATATTAACCATAGTGTTTGTTATTGGTGCTATGGAAGTATCCCTTTTGAAGATTTTCTTAAAAATTTAGTGGAATTAGATATTAGATCGATTGATTTAGTTGGACCAGATGAATTTCCACTTCTTAAGAAATATAACATTCACGCTTCTATGTGCTGGGGTGCAGGTATGGGGATAGAGAAAGGTTTTAACGATCTTTCTTTACACGAAGAGTTAATTGCAGATTATGAGCGTGTAATACCATTAGTGGCAGAAGCAGGTTATACCAACTTAATATGTTTTAGCGGAAATAGAAACGGAATGAACGATTTAGTTGGATTACGAAATTGCGCCTTAGGTTTAAAAAAACTAATGCCTTTGGCTGAAAAGCACGGCGTAGTTTTACAGATGGAACTTCTAAACAGTAAGGTTAATCATAAAGATTATATGTGTGACACCTCTGAATGGGGCGTATCTCTTTGCCAAGCAATAGGTTCTGAACATTTTAAATTGCTTTATGATATTTACCACATGCAAATTATGGAAGGTGATATCATTAGAAATATTGAAGATTACCACCAGTACTACGGACACTACCATACTGGCGGAAACCCAGGTAGACATGAAATAGATGAAACCCAAGAAATTTTCTACCCTGCAGTTATGAAGGCTATTCTAAAAACAGGATATACGGGACATGTAGCGCAAGAATTCGTACCTAGCTGGGATGATAAAATTGCAGCACTAAAACAAGGCGTTACTATTTGTGATGTGTAATTGATGTAAATTCTAAAAATTAAAAAGCACTTCTTACAGAAGTGCTTTTTTGTTACCGAAAAATTTTATGGCTTATAATTTCAAAGCACTCTCAATCTCTTTCACCCACCATTCCTGAACAGGTAAATTTCTTGAGTAGTTGGTTTCTGAATCGTATTTATTTTGAAAATCATTCAATTGTCTAATGGTAGCTTTATAGATACTACGAATCTCTTCTTTTACATTCTTAGTAAATTTTGTCTCTGCCAATTGCTTTCGCAATTTACGCGCATAGAGCTCGGTAATATCAAAATGTAATTGCTCATGCAACAAGGTAACATCATTACACAACTTAGGCTTATACCATGACTTTGTTGGATAGAAATAGGCGAATACCTTATAGTCTACCTGTAATTCGTCATTCTCGTAAAAAGTGGAAAAGCGATAGGTAATACCGCTGGCTGTTGTTGCCGCAGCGCCGGAAGTTACGGGCACACTACCTTTAAAGTCATTCCAAGTAAATCTAAAATCTGGCTCCCAAGACACTACTTCTTGACTCCGAACATTATAAATGGTCAGTAGCGCTAATAGAAATAAAACAAAATGTGCCTTTTTTATAAGTCCCAATTATAAGTGATTACTTTCTCAATATCTGGATGTAAACTATAGTGCACAGGGCAAGTATTTGCCGTGTGCACTAAAATCTTTCTATTCTTATCTGAAATATCTTTTGGCAAATGAACTTCTACTTCTATTTTAGATATTCTTCTAGGTGAAGCAGCCATGTGCTTGGTAACAGATGCCGTAGTACCTTTTAAGTCTACTTCTAACCCGTTTGCCTTAATACCCATCATTGTTAACATACAACTAGCCAAACCTGTAGCAACGGTATCTGTAGGTGAAAATGCCTGACCTAAACCATTATTATCTACTGGTGCATCTGTCACGAAAGAATCATTCGATTTTAAATGAACACATTCAGTTCTTA
Above is a window of Maribacter aquivivus DNA encoding:
- a CDS encoding DUF922 domain-containing protein; this translates as MGLIKKAHFVLFLLALLTIYNVRSQEVVSWEPDFRFTWNDFKGSVPVTSGAAATTASGITYRFSTFYENDELQVDYKVFAYFYPTKSWYKPKLCNDVTLLHEQLHFDITELYARKLRKQLAETKFTKNVKEEIRSIYKATIRQLNDFQNKYDSETNYSRNLPVQEWWVKEIESALKL
- a CDS encoding DUF3820 family protein yields the protein MEINPDKQKLIELAHYRMPFGKYKGKYLIDLPEPYLVWFNQKGFPDGKLGDLLRSMLEIKTNGLESIIRKIQKHFPKEIR
- a CDS encoding hydroxypyruvate isomerase family protein, whose product is MKRRNFIGTSAAASVGFLTTSAATACDKNPKTDAKLKYNINHSVCYWCYGSIPFEDFLKNLVELDIRSIDLVGPDEFPLLKKYNIHASMCWGAGMGIEKGFNDLSLHEELIADYERVIPLVAEAGYTNLICFSGNRNGMNDLVGLRNCALGLKKLMPLAEKHGVVLQMELLNSKVNHKDYMCDTSEWGVSLCQAIGSEHFKLLYDIYHMQIMEGDIIRNIEDYHQYYGHYHTGGNPGRHEIDETQEIFYPAVMKAILKTGYTGHVAQEFVPSWDDKIAALKQGVTICDV
- a CDS encoding OsmC family protein encodes the protein MTSKVTYNGDLRTECVHLKSNDSFVTDAPVDNNGLGQAFSPTDTVATGLASCMLTMMGIKANGLEVDLKGTTASVTKHMAASPRRISKIEVEVHLPKDISDKNRKILVHTANTCPVHYSLHPDIEKVITYNWDL